One stretch of Erpetoichthys calabaricus chromosome 14, fErpCal1.3, whole genome shotgun sequence DNA includes these proteins:
- the LOC114664812 gene encoding uncharacterized protein LOC114664812, producing MPKKIKKVKKRVSSDVQQSSGVEDAPSNLESSGDPPLAEPSDQGITKKRKTKKKVKLSKEEKKLAKLEKASQEFQSNKEEFGQFLDRIDLWLKTRHQQVMNLFGNYDQNGTGILSCEEFKLGLRDLNIPCTEAQLYTLTRLLDQNQDSSVDYIELAASLQRARFADQTADEYKEDGLEEEDNDQAEDTLAEMDCKVAECGRESLKLLPGPPRFLLLRLRLLTFDNAHSHPGHFEVVVRSDTQVYGLLCRIREKVGIESTQLSIFRDKSFSEESFLPPDQELEECGFSGGPRHCPPPVTLYYDFRTEFRGCPVVNCDYYFNTRRR from the exons ATGCccaagaaaatcaaaaaagttaAGAAACG CGTCTCCTCTGACGTTCAGCAGTCCAGTGGTGTAGAAGATGCACCGTCAAATCTGGAGAGCAGCGGGGATCCACCACTGGCAGAGCCAAGTGACCAAGGAATAACGAAAAAgaggaagacaaagaagaaggtcAAGTtgtcaaaagaagagaagaaactg GCAAAACTGGAAAAGGCCAGCCAAGAATTTCAGTCCAATAAAGAGGAGTTTGGACAGTTCCTGGACCGGATAGACTTGTGGCTTAAAACTCGTCACCAGCAGGTGATGAATCTCTTTGGGAACTACGACCAGAACGGCACTGGAATTCTGAGCTGTGAGGAATTCAAACTCG GCCTGAGAGACCTGAACATTCCCTGCACTGAGGCCCAGCTCTACACCCTGACTCGGCTCCTCGATCAGAATCAGGACTCCAGCGTTGACTACATCGAGCTGGCTGCCAGTCTGCAGAGAGCCAG ATTTGCAGATCAGACGGCAGACGAATACAAAGAGGATGGCCTGGAGGAAGAGGACAACGACCAAGCTGAAGACACTTTGGCTGAGATGGACTGCAAAGTGGCCGAGTGTGGCCGGGAGTCCCTGAAGCTTCTGCCAGGTCCACCAAG GTTTCTCCTCCTGAGGCTCCGGCTTCTCACTTTCGACAATGCCCACTCTCATCCCGGCCACTTTGAGGTAGTGGTCCGCTCGGACACCCAGGTGTACGGCCTTCTCTGCAGGATCCGAGAGAAAGTTGGCATCGAGAGCACTCAGCTGAGCATATTCAGGGACAAATCATTTTCCGAGGAGTCTTTTCTTCCACCTGACCAGGAACTGGAAGAATGCGGCTTTAGCGGGGGACCCCGGCATTGCCCTCCTCCGGTGACGCTTTACTACGACTTTAGAACGGAATTCCGGGGCTGTCCAGTTGTGAACTGCGACTACTATTTCAATACTCGCCGACGGTAA